One Desulfobacterales bacterium genomic window, TATGAATCACACCAAATGTCAAGTTATAAATGCAGAATAAATATCATTCAGCATCGTTTTATGCGATTATCGTATTTTGTTTAATATTGGACTTAGTTTTTTTGAAAGATTAAGATTGTTTTGAGTCATTATTTTTTTTTAAATAAGTGAAATGAATCACAATAGTTAATATGGCTATTAAAGAGAGCGACAATCCTATAGCCTGAGAAATCGATAATACTCCAAATACTTTACCGCCTCTAAAATCATTTCGGAAGAATTCTACTGTAGATCGTCCAATACCGTATAGAAACAAATATACCAAAAAAATTTGTCCATCAAATTTTTTATATTTTTTAACAGAAATTAAAATTAAAAAAATAATCAAATTGTTTAGTGAAGAGTAAAGCTGGGTTGGATGAAGAGATATGTCTTGAGGAGCAAGGGAATCAGCATTATGAAAAGTTATTGCCCAAGGTAAAGCGCATTCTTTTCCATAGCAGCACCCAGCAAAAAAACATCCGATTCTTCCTATCGCATGACCTATTGCCAGTGATGGAGAAAAAATATCGGCTGTTTTCCAAAAAGGAATATGATAATACTTTAAATATATGGCTGATACAATAACTGCACCTATAAAGCCTCCATAAAAAACAAGCCCCCC contains:
- the lgt gene encoding prolipoprotein diacylglyceryl transferase; translation: MYPTIFKFGKFALHTYGLCIAIAFLTGIMLAKREASRLGEDPEKIMDLSFYILLSAIIGSRIFYVLTNLRFFLYNPIDIFKIWEGGLVFYGGFIGAVIVSAIYLKYYHIPFWKTADIFSPSLAIGHAIGRIGCFFAGCCYGKECALPWAITFHNADSLAPQDISLHPTQLYSSLNNLIIFLILISVKKYKKFDGQIFLVYLFLYGIGRSTVEFFRNDFRGGKVFGVLSISQAIGLSLSLIAILTIVIHFTYLKKNNDSKQS